One window from the genome of Malus domestica chromosome 01, GDT2T_hap1 encodes:
- the LOC103454954 gene encoding dof zinc finger protein DOF5.7 — translation MMSSDAAPPAKLKDDENPTGGSGSSRPKTTSSSSSGPKLPPPEQALKCPRCDSPNTKFCYYNNYSLTQPRHFCKTCRRYWTKGGALRNVPIGGGCRKSKKIRSSSSSNSRLSCSFDSSKDSAGSSSSENMMLGGLKFFHGISPAMDFQLGSISRLHNNNQFSSNPAAGINFNNPFSAFGDVSGISGLNISTLEPSAGGGTNACNNSFMGFNYPLTLGGGGGGASGSGGLISTQNMMSAMNVHSSLASSIESLSSINQDLHWKMQQQRLAMLFGTEEHDQSTHSTQSQLENQQQTQQMITPISLFQNLEVSSSSKPDHHQGVSHGRKEGGDTATEWFFGNSYAPPVTPTPTNSGGGGGGAGGNENASNWPHGIPAWSSHDLQQYNALP, via the coding sequence ATGATGTCCTCAGATGCCGCACCGCCGGCAAAGCTAAAAGACGACGAGAACCCAACAGGTGGATCAGGTAGCAGCCGGCCGAAAACCACATCATCATCGTCTTCGGGGCCAAAGCTGCCACCACCAGAGCAAGCCCTCAAGTGCCCGAGATGCGACTCACCCAACACCAAATTCTGCTACTATAACAACTACAGCCTCACGCAGCCACGCCACTTCTGCAAGACTTGCCGGAGATATTGGACCAAAGGCGGCGCTTTACGCAACGTCCCCATTGGCGGCGGCTGCCGGAAGAGCAAGAAAATCAGGTCCTCTTCATCCTCCAATTCCAGGCTCTCCTGCAGCTTCGACTCATCAAAAGACTCGGCCGGCTCTTCCTCCTCGGAGAATATGATGCTCGGCGGCTTGAAGTTCTTCCATGGCATTTCGCCTGCCATGGATTTTCAGCTCGGCAGCATATCTAGGCTCCATAACAACAACCAGTTCTCTTCAAACCCAGCAGCTGGGATTAATTTCAACAACCCATTTTCAGCTTTCGGAGACGTTTCGGGTATTTCCGGTTTGAATATTAGTACTCTTGAGCCATCAGCCGGTGGTGGGACAAACGCTTGTAATAATTCTTTTATGGGTTTTAATTATCCGCTCACTTTGGGCGGCGGTGGAGGCGGTGCTAGTGGTAGTGGTGGGCTAATTAGTACACAGAATATGATGAGTGCTATGAACGTGCACAGTAGCCTTGCGTCTTCTATCGAGTCTTTGAGTTCTATTAACCAAGACCTTCACTGGAAAATGCAGCAGCAGAGGCTGGCCATGTTGTTTGGTACGGAAGAGCATGACCAGTCAACTCATTCAACGCAGTCTCAGCTTGAAAACCAGCAGCAAACGCAGCAGATGATTACACCCATAAGCTTGTTTCAGAATCTGGAGGTATCATCATCCTCAAAACCTGATCATCATCAAGGTGTAAGTCATGGAAGAAAAGAAGGTGGGGATACCGCCACTGAGTGGTTCTTCGGGAACTCTTATGCACCACCAGTGACTCCGACTCCAACCaacagtggtggtggtggtggtggcgccGGAGGCAATGAGAACGCAAGCAACTGGCCTCATGGAATTCCAGCGTGGAGTAGTCATGATTTGCAGCAATACAATGCTTTACCCTAG